The DNA segment CCTCTGGGTGATGACACCGTTGAAGACCACAGCGTAGACGTCCTTGCGCTCCTTGAGCTGGTTCGTGAGTTCCCTAACCGGTATCTCCGCAACGGTGTTCTTGTCCTTGTCGAGGAGCAGTGCCATGGACTCCTTGGAGGCCTTGACCTTCTCTATGAACTCCCCGAACTCATCGAGCTCGCTCGGCCTTGGTTGCTGAATGGGCTTTATTATGCGCTCCTCCTTTCTGGGCTCTGGTTGGGGCTTCCTCTCCTCAGCCTTCACGACCGGTGGGGCAGGGGCCGGGGGCTTGGCCTCCCTCTTTTCTTCCCTTGACTTGGCCTTCTCCTTTTCCTTTATGACATCGTAGAAGTTCCTGCCCTTGTAGAATATCTCCGTTATAACCTGCTCGGCCGGAACCTTGCTCCTAAGAGACTTAACTATCTCCTTCTTGGTCAGCTCCTCGACTTCCTTGCCCTCCGGTGCCCTTGCCACGTAGTCCACGTCAGCAACCTGGAGAAGCTCCTTGAGTATGAGCTCACCGCCGCGGTCGCCGTCCGTGAAGGCGGTGACAATTCTCTCCTTGCTGAGCTTTATGATTGTCTCGGGGACGGAGGTGCCCTCCACGGCTATCGCGTTCTTTATGCCGTGCTTGAGCAGGTTGAGAACATCAGCCCTGCCCTCAACGACGATAATTGAGTCCGAGAACGGCACATGGGGTCCAGCAGGAAGCTTCT comes from the Thermococcus thioreducens genome and includes:
- the dnaG gene encoding DNA primase DnaG, yielding MKRKKTVLHHILAEKQKFEKRKEGGGMSAKDEFGTTKYVIYAEFEANGIVERPDVVGAIFGQTEGLLGDDLDLRELQKTGRIGRIRVEVHTKAGKTYGTITVPSSLDRVETAILAAALETIDRVGPAEAKIKVLRIEDVRATKRKYIIERAKEILESLMEQEIPETQELTEEVKKAVRAKELIEYGPEKLPAGPHVPFSDSIIVVEGRADVLNLLKHGIKNAIAVEGTSVPETIIKLSKERIVTAFTDGDRGGELILKELLQVADVDYVARAPEGKEVEELTKKEIVKSLRSKVPAEQVITEIFYKGRNFYDVIKEKEKAKSREEKREAKPPAPAPPVVKAEERKPQPEPRKEERIIKPIQQPRPSELDEFGEFIEKVKASKESMALLLDKDKNTVAEIPVRELTNQLKERKDVYAVVFNGVITQRLIDTVSESGVKYLVGARKYNVVRRPINLKIVTFAE